The Tepidibacter aestuarii genome contains a region encoding:
- a CDS encoding HAD family hydrolase: protein MEINIPGRGIIKIKNLLLDYNGTIACDGKVIPSVKKRIEAINKAGIRVHLVTADTHGTVRTQCADMPIEIQIFDNSNAAKNKREIVEKLGSENSICIGNGFNDGQMFEASSISMIVMGEEGCSAKSLMKADILCKKIEDALDLILKPTRIIATLRG, encoded by the coding sequence ATGGAAATTAATATACCAGGAAGAGGAATCATAAAGATTAAAAATCTTTTATTAGACTATAATGGAACTATAGCTTGTGATGGTAAAGTTATACCATCAGTAAAGAAGAGAATAGAGGCTATTAATAAAGCAGGAATAAGAGTACATTTAGTAACTGCTGATACCCATGGTACTGTAAGAACTCAATGTGCTGATATGCCTATTGAAATACAAATATTTGATAACTCAAATGCTGCAAAAAACAAAAGAGAAATTGTAGAAAAACTTGGATCAGAAAATTCTATATGTATTGGAAATGGATTTAATGATGGACAAATGTTTGAAGCAAGTAGCATATCAATGATAGTAATGGGAGAAGAGGGTTGTTCAGCTAAATCCTTAATGAAAGCAGATATTTTATGTAAGAAAATTGAAGATGCGCTTGATTTGATATTAAAACCAACTAGAATAATTGCAACTTTAAGAGGATAA
- the fdhD gene encoding formate dehydrogenase accessory sulfurtransferase FdhD has translation MDKTIKYDAVKIEENKNIFCEEELVCEYPLNIYVNQKKMATLLCTPDKLKELAFGFLRTEQIIHEKEDIQSIELDKVKGYIKIQLKNDISIKSFQSKKLNMQNNDNNCINDFLDSINCESVTSDIKLKQNKVYEFMKKNLTYSDIFKKTGGVHCVALCDKEGVLIINEDVARHNAVDKVIGDAFLNDIYLKDKIIVLSGRVSLEMILKSAKMQIPIIISKSAPTNLSVKLAKKLGITLVGFVRGEKMNIYANESRII, from the coding sequence ATGGATAAAACTATAAAATATGATGCTGTAAAAATTGAAGAAAATAAAAATATATTCTGTGAAGAAGAATTAGTTTGTGAATATCCACTCAATATTTATGTGAATCAAAAAAAGATGGCTACACTTTTGTGTACTCCTGATAAGCTTAAAGAATTGGCATTCGGTTTTTTAAGAACAGAACAGATAATACATGAAAAAGAAGATATACAATCTATTGAACTAGATAAAGTCAAAGGATATATAAAAATACAACTTAAAAATGATATATCCATTAAAAGCTTTCAATCTAAGAAATTAAACATGCAAAATAATGATAATAATTGTATTAATGACTTTTTAGATTCAATAAACTGCGAGTCAGTAACTAGTGATATTAAGTTAAAACAAAATAAAGTGTACGAATTTATGAAAAAAAATTTAACATACTCAGATATATTTAAAAAAACAGGAGGAGTTCATTGTGTAGCGCTTTGTGATAAAGAGGGTGTACTTATTATAAATGAGGATGTGGCCCGACATAATGCTGTCGATAAGGTAATAGGAGATGCTTTTTTAAATGATATATATTTAAAAGACAAAATAATAGTATTAAGTGGGAGAGTATCTCTTGAGATGATTTTAAAATCTGCTAAGATGCAAATACCAATTATAATATCAAAGTCAGCACCAACTAATTTATCTGTAAAACTTGCTAAGAAATTAGGGATTACATTAGTTGGATTCGTAAGAGGAGAAAAAATGAATATATATGCAAATGAAAGTAGAATTATCTAA
- the mobB gene encoding molybdopterin-guanine dinucleotide biosynthesis protein B: MKKSYLNEKKSSIVISIVSTKSNTGKTTLIEKLISMLKDRGYSVGALKHDAHKFDIDKKGKDSYRFSHAGADNVVIASSEKMAMIKILNEEPSIEDMLKLFEQDIVIMEGFKNNKYPKIEVHRKGVDDNLLCNNPIYHIDTFVAVASDEDLDIDIDVLDLNNIPSICDYIEKNIIKRG; this comes from the coding sequence ATGAAAAAATCATATTTGAATGAAAAAAAATCATCTATTGTTATTTCAATAGTATCAACCAAGTCTAATACAGGAAAGACCACACTTATAGAAAAATTGATAAGTATGTTAAAAGATAGAGGATATAGTGTAGGTGCTCTAAAGCATGATGCTCATAAGTTTGATATAGATAAAAAAGGCAAGGATTCATATCGTTTTTCTCATGCGGGAGCTGATAATGTAGTTATAGCATCATCTGAAAAAATGGCTATGATTAAAATTTTAAATGAAGAACCAAGTATAGAAGATATGCTTAAACTATTTGAACAAGATATTGTAATAATGGAGGGATTTAAAAATAACAAATATCCTAAGATAGAAGTTCATAGAAAAGGTGTAGATGATAATTTGCTTTGTAACAATCCTATATATCATATAGATACATTTGTGGCTGTTGCAAGTGATGAAGATTTAGATATAGATATTGATGTTTTAGATTTGAATAATATACCTAGTATATGTGATTATATAGAAAAAAATATAATAAAAAGGGGATAG